TTTCTAATTTTATTTGTCCACTTATTTTATATATTCCCATTAATTTATATTCTGACATTTTTTATTCTCCTTTTCTATCTATTATTTACCCCACCAAGTCCATACATATATCCTAATACTGTTTCAAAAAATACTAAAAAATCTTTATAACTTTGTATTGTATTTTCTTTAATGACAATGTCAATATTTTTTTCCATAAATTCAGAAAATTCATTTGTTATTTTCTTTCCACCTTTTTTATACTCTAATTTTGATTTTAATATCAATAACTCTATATGTAATTTATCTACATTTTTCTCATTTTCATCTATATATTTTTGCTTTAATTTTTTTAATTCATTAAAAAATGCTCTTAACTGACTATTTGTTATTTTCATATTTTCTGCTATATTTTTAGCTTCTATCGATACAAGCTCTTTTCTTAATACATTTTTTGATTTGTCTCGATAACCTTTTTCTAATATTTCTTTCATTATTTCTGTCACTTTAAATTTTGGACTATTCCAATTATTATTTTGTATATTTTTACCATTCCGATTTCGACTATTACTACCTCTTCTTTC
This genomic stretch from Leptotrichia sp. oral taxon 218 harbors:
- the csm2 gene encoding type III-A CRISPR-associated protein Csm2 — encoded protein: MGNSKISFSDFKKENNSERRGSNSRNRNGKNIQNNNWNSPKFKVTEIMKEILEKGYRDKSKNVLRKELVSIEAKNIAENMKITNSQLRAFFNELKKLKQKYIDENEKNVDKLHIELLILKSKLEYKKGGKKITNEFSEFMEKNIDIVIKENTIQSYKDFLVFFETVLGYMYGLGGVNNR